The Risungbinella massiliensis genome contains a region encoding:
- a CDS encoding IS3 family transposase (programmed frameshift), producing the protein MSAKKGQKFRRYSEETKKEAVRLFLEEEMPYSEIQRKLGIRSRTQIQNWVEKYKAGESFEDYRGRWIKKHFNSLEEENAYLKAQVEYPKKAQSKSTRGGILEKGQRFVIIEELSKQYTITQLCKIAKVSRAGYYKWKKYIQRAGRSSNDANLKEHILAIHRLRPYYGYFRMRTALRREGIVVNHKKVRRLMRELGIRSVIRKKRPFMGRKPSIVFSNILARNFYAEAPRQKLATDITYVRIGDHFVYLSAVTDLFNNEIIAWELSSRNDLQLVLDTVYRLETGDGTLLHSDQGFQYTSKQYAALLKKRGFIGSHSRRGNCFDNACIESFFSHLKTEKLYLEEPKDETSARNMIAEFIEYYNKERFQKKLGDRSPVEFREAIAA; encoded by the exons ATGTCCGCTAAGAAAGGACAAAAGTTTAGAAGATATTCGGAAGAAACAAAAAAGGAGGCAGTGCGCCTCTTCTTAGAAGAGGAGATGCCTTATAGTGAAATACAAAGGAAACTCGGGATCAGAAGTCGAACTCAAATTCAAAATTGGGTCGAAAAGTATAAAGCTGGTGAGTCGTTTGAAGATTATCGAGGTCGCTGGATTAAGAAACATTTTAATAGTCTTGAGGAGGAAAACGCTTATCTAAAGGCCCAAGTAGAATATC CTAAAAAAGCTCAATCCAAATCTACACGGGGAGGGATCTTGGAAAAAGGACAACGATTTGTAATCATTGAGGAGCTTTCCAAACAATATACCATTACGCAACTTTGCAAGATTGCGAAGGTTTCACGTGCAGGATATTACAAATGGAAAAAATACATACAACGCGCCGGACGTAGCTCGAATGATGCAAACTTAAAAGAGCATATATTAGCAATTCACAGACTCCGTCCATACTACGGTTACTTTCGTATGCGAACTGCTCTACGTAGGGAAGGAATAGTGGTGAATCATAAGAAAGTACGTAGATTAATGCGTGAACTCGGTATTCGATCCGTTATCCGCAAAAAACGCCCCTTTATGGGGCGTAAGCCATCCATTGTGTTCTCTAACATACTGGCTCGTAATTTTTATGCAGAGGCTCCCAGACAAAAGCTTGCAACGGATATCACGTATGTACGAATTGGAGACCATTTTGTCTATCTATCCGCTGTAACAGATCTATTTAATAATGAAATTATTGCGTGGGAACTTTCTTCGAGAAACGATCTCCAACTAGTGTTAGACACTGTTTATCGCTTAGAAACAGGGGATGGAACTCTTCTTCACTCTGATCAAGGATTCCAGTATACGTCCAAACAATATGCGGCATTGTTAAAAAAACGTGGCTTCATTGGAAGCCACTCGCGGAGGGGAAATTGCTTTGACAATGCCTGTATAGAGTCCTTTTTCTCCCATCTAAAGACAGAAAAACTTTATTTAGAGGAACCAAAAGATGAGACTTCTGCACGCAATATGATTGCTGAGTTCATCGAATATTACAACAAGGAACGTTTCCAAAAAAAACTTGGCGACCGATCCCCAGTGGAATTCCGGGAAGCGATCGCCGCTTAG